GCCCTGCAGTACGCGCGGGCCAACCAGCTGCGCGTAACGGCCAGCTGCTCTTTTATGCAGGCCTACCTGCACAAACACCACGAGGAGTACGCCGATATATTGGCGTAATCCTCCATCAAAAGACATAAAAAAGCCCGCGGCAGCAGAGCGCCGCGGGCTTTTTTATGTCTTGCAGTCAGGCTTAGCGAGTCGGCATCAGCACGGTATCCACTACGTGGGTCACGCCATTGCTGGAAACCACGTTCGGGATGGTGACGTTGGCCATGCCGCCTTTGGCATCATGAATCATGACCATATCCCCGTTGCGGTGCACGGTCAGGGTTTCGCCTTCTACGGTGGTCAGTACCTGCCCGTCTTTCAGGTCGGCGGCCATCAGGCGGCCGGGCACTACGTGGTAGGTGAGAATGGTGCTCAGCTTTTCTTTGTTGGCGGGCATAAGCAAGGTATTTACGGTGCCGGCGGGCAGCTTATCAAAAGCGGCGTTGGTGGGGGCAAATACGGTGAATGGGCCGGGGCCCTGCAGCGTGGAAACCAGGTCGGCGGCTTTCACGGCCGCTACCAGCGTGGAGTGCTCATTGGAGGCGGAGGCATTCATCACAATGTCCTTATTGGGCATCATCATGGCACCGCCCACCATCACGCCGGCCGCGTTGCCGGAGGTAGCATTATCCATGCCGGTGCCCATGGCGGGGCTGCCCATTTCCATGCCGCCGGTGGTACCGCCCATAGAGCCATCCATGGGCTTGGCCTTCGACTTCATTTTGTCGCCCTTGCCCGACTTGCCTTTCATCTTGGTTTTGCCGTCGTCCTGCACTTTGGTCTTCATCATGGCATCCCCCTCTTTGGTCTTCGTCTTTTCATTGTCCGACTTGGTTTCCGTCTGGGCCCGCACTACGGGGGCCGTGCACACGCTTAAGGCAAGCGCCAGAGCGCAGGTAGAAAACAGTTGCTTGATCATGGCTTTTAGAAAAAGGTTGAGTGAGACACTAACTACCGCTATACGGCCCTGCCCTG
The Hymenobacter sp. DG25B genome window above contains:
- a CDS encoding fasciclin domain-containing protein, which codes for MIKQLFSTCALALALSVCTAPVVRAQTETKSDNEKTKTKEGDAMMKTKVQDDGKTKMKGKSGKGDKMKSKAKPMDGSMGGTTGGMEMGSPAMGTGMDNATSGNAAGVMVGGAMMMPNKDIVMNASASNEHSTLVAAVKAADLVSTLQGPGPFTVFAPTNAAFDKLPAGTVNTLLMPANKEKLSTILTYHVVPGRLMAADLKDGQVLTTVEGETLTVHRNGDMVMIHDAKGGMANVTIPNVVSSNGVTHVVDTVLMPTR